Within the Scleropages formosus chromosome 8, fSclFor1.1, whole genome shotgun sequence genome, the region GTCTGAGGATGTCTGCCTGTGCGGGTGTGTGGTGTGCGTTGGGTCTGTTGTGTCAGACTGGCGGCGTGTGGAAAGCGTGCCACCCGATGCAGCGCGCCGCTTCACCTCTCCTCCACCACCTTCTTGAGACGCGCCACCACATCCTCCCCGCTTGCCCAGGGCACCACGGTGGCCTTGAAGTCAGCCGGCTGCGTCGTCACCTTCTCCACAATGAGCTTGTGCATGGGGTAGTCTTGCCGGGCGAAGGCCGTGTCGCGGGGGCCCAGGATGAGCGAGGGGCAGAAGTCGTTGGCGCCGTCGCCCACGTAGAAGACTCGCTGGAAGGGGCGCCCGCGCTCCTGAGTCCGCCTGGCCAGGTAGTCCCGCACGATGACCTGCTTGCACATGTTTTCAGGGCAGCGGGGGCAGCCGTGCGCGTGGTACGGCCCCAGGAGCAGGCGGCCGTCCTCGTTGAAGGAGGCCGGGTTGGTGAAGATCTTCAGGAACTGGTGGCGGGCCCCCGCGCGCCGCAGCCACGTCTCGATGAAGAACGTGTTGGCGTCGGACACCAGCACGATCTCGAAGTCCTGCGGCCGGGTGCGCAGGTACTGGAAGAGGGCGAGGATGCCGGGCGAGGCGGGGATCTTCTCGATGACCGTGCGGATGGCCTGCTCCGTCACGCCCTTCTCCGCCATGTAGGCCAGCACCCGCTGCATGTACTCGTTGTAGTGGCCCGGCTGGTACGTGTCCTTCAGCCAAGCCGGGAGACGCTGCCCCGGAGCCGCCTGCACCACCACGTCATCGCTGCTCTCGTCCACGATGGTCTCGTCAAAATCAAAGAAGATAAGGAAGGGCTTGTGCGGGGGGGCCGCCGCCATGTTGCCGCGTCGCCGCGACGAcggctccacctccacctcacctgggggaggaggtgggagAAAACAGCAGTTGAACACGTAGTCCTTCATGACGGGCCGCCGCAGCGCTTACTGCTCCTGgcttctctcttcctcctccttcttgttCCCCTCGGCGCTGTTTGCCCTCTTGGGAAAAACAAGGGGACGCAGACGGGGATTCTGGGAAAGGTTCATTTACAAGGGTTCAAGGTGGAAGAGGAGTTGGACAGTAGTAAAGATATGAGGATGGAAGCAGGAATAAGAACAGATACaggaaaaatggagggaaaagaaaaaaaaaaaacataagtggTTTTTCATGGCCAACTCACATCCAAAGCAAACACAACTTATTATAAATAAGTTATGCTACAAGACACGCGAGAATGAATTGTAACTCAAGAGACCGGAGCTATAATTTCGGATCTGCAGCCCTAAACTGCCAGAAGAGCACAGCTACCAGGTGACCCGTGAGGAAGCCATCGGTGATGGCTGAACGCAGCAAGTGCCCTCCCTTTGGTCACTGGTGCCAGAGGATCTTGTTTCTCCCCTTCGGCTTTAGCAACACCCTCCGAACTTGACGTTTCACGAGTGACACAAGACACCAAAGTGACAAAAATGGCCTCTAAGAACCGGTCGCCGTGAGACTGctccattttaatatttaagttGGACCCCACGAAGTAGAGGGATCCTGCAGCCTTTATGTCTGATCATTTCCCTTCTGGTTACATACACATGTCAGCGATGATATCACCACTACAGAACGCTCTCAACccaaatgtaaaactgtagCACCTGTGCCACGTATGACATCTGTCGGAATTAAAATCTGCTGCATGCAGTGTGGAATTTCAGGGGAAAAGGCGATGATCCCTTCCAGGTCCTTCTCGTGTAACGAAAGCCTGAAATCAGGCACTTGAGATTTACAGAATGCGAGGAGTGTAACAGACCATCTGTGAGATGGGAAGCACTGAAGGAACATCCCTTCGACCACAAGTCCACAGACCCTGGAGCATCTGCTCAATGGCAGGGTCCTAAATTCCATCTcgtgttaaaatttaaaatgtctacaaaaataaaaaaacccccGATCTCAGCAAATAAATGACTTAATGTTACATATATCACATCATATTGTTCTAGTTTATGAAAGAGAGTATAATTTATGTTAATTTGCTGGGGTCCATTGATTTTTTATTGCCATAATCGCACTGTATATACAttgaaacagaaagaaaactgaataaaaagcagCATTTCCACATGTGAAAGGGAGCAGCCAGGTAAATATGAGGATGAGAGCGCAGTGCAATGTTGAGTCAGCGGCAAGCAGTCAGTCACATACCTTGAATTTACCGCGTTGCCCTCCAGCTCATCTggaaagtgaaaagaaataaagcGCATAAACGTGTGAAGGATCCTCGACAACCGGACCGCTATGACCTGCGAACACAATACTTTGTAACTTTTGTCCCAAATCAAACGTAACATCATGTAGGTGTGACGAAGGTCACGTTAACCCCGCGCCGCAAGGACACTGCAGCGCGAACGGATCGGACTTTTTGCGCAAAGTCGCGCGGCTCCCTCGCGCACAACACATCAACAAGACGGCCGCTGCcaccattcatccattcattcgtTTGTGCAGCATATCACCCCCATTGCATACTGTTCACATGATGACAGTCACAGCGTCACATGAATATTATTACGCGGCATCATCAAACGCTCGGgcacatcatcatgatgatcataTCAGCAGATGATGCAGCCGAGACGGGATGTCCTTTTTTGCAGCTTTGGAATATAGATCGAGTGAATATTTCTAGCGCCTCAATTATTATGTTGCCACTAGAAAATATTCGCGAAAAGACTCATTTAATTATTGGCAGATGAGATGCAAAGCGACGGAGAGGCACGTACTGGATGCGACCCAGTCACCAGTGGTGTAAATTTAAAGCACATCCCGCGCTGTATCCACCTTTAGAGAAGTTCTCATGGAGGGTTCGGTCCCCGGGTTCTGCAGGGTCCgtcgcaaacacacacgcaacacagacacgcacacgaGCTCGGAAGGTAAAGCTGTCCCTCCGAATCGTTTTAAAGGCTGCAGAAGGCATGGACAGCGGCTGCTCCGGTGACGTCAGGGTCGATGGGCCAATGGTGAACAGTATGAAGAATCGCCGGCCAATAGGAGGCGGTAGCCATGGCGACCACCAGCGAATGAGAAGCCGTTCCCATGGGGACGGCCGCTTGCGAGGACTCCCTGAGAGACGCGTCCTGGCAAAACGGGGCTCCCCTTTTCCGAGCGAAGCGGACAGTCTAACCCCCTTAGTTTGATTCCCAACACTTCGCTTAAAAGACTGGACACATTCTTGCGTCTCACCGATCCGTTTACGTTGCAGGCAAAAACTGCCTCGTGGCTGGTTTCGATCAGGAGCGGGTTAAATTGTGACTCGAGGTAGCACCGGCTTGGATTGAGTGATTTATTATAAGTACTGATTACTGAGCCCGTTATGAAACAACCCAAAGCGGAAAGATACTACCGCACCCTTCGAACGAGCAAGCAGCTAACCCTTGGACTGTCCTTGTCACTCCTATCCCAAACCCTAAAACATCCAGCCCATAAATCTGTAGAGGACAGAGGGGGTGGCAGGTTATGCATGTTAGTGGTTTGCTAGGTTAAGGCCCGCAGGTGTTACAGTGGTTAGAAGTGATTCCGTCCACTTGAAGGACCACGTTTGAATCCCTGCACCCGTTGCAGTACGGTGGAGGAAAGTACTCACCCTGAGAGTAAAAAGTGCCCAGTGGTATAATTGTGTAAATAAGCAAGTGGCTTAacagtgaatgtgtgtttggagaaaagcattagcagaatgaataaacataaaaaagggTCCTGAGAGAATTCATCACCACCTCTTTTTCTATGGAAGATGGTTTGGTTTCTGAAGGGGATGAGCAGTAAGTGTTTTAAGTACTCATCAGCGCACCACTATTCCCACACTAACATCTCTCTGGTGGCCTCCCCCACCCTCTTCATCTCCCCCAGAGCGGCTCCTCTCCACCCACCCACTTCGAGACCGGATTCCGAGAGGCAAGATGCCGAGATACTATTCTCATCCTGTGGAAGTGCgggggaaggaggagaggacagcAGCTCTGGTGCATCATTACCGCTCCAgctcacccccccctcccccctccacccacTCACACAAACAGACAGCTATGACTCAGTGTTCAGATACCTACCACTGTGCTCCTCAAAGCTTGGACAGATTCCACTCTGCAGCTTATCTCAGCCTGCCCACACTCTAGGGACTGGATAATACAgtagaaacatttaaattaaaattaaaagtctgGCTGGTAAgatagaaaacattaaaaatgcaccTGCCCTGCAGATAAAGCCATGCCCAGGAGCAGGCCGACGTGTGGATGGCACTGGGGTCATAGGGTACATGGGGGCTTCAGACATACACTCCAAAGATCAGAGAGACATCTCTTGCCAGTGAGCCTGTTCCAGCTCCAGGGACACATACTGCCACGGGGATGCAAGTTTGCATTCTTTGTCTAACACGTATGGCATCATTCGGGAGGTTTGTTCACCTTCACCACACATTCAGCTTGTTTTTAAACATGCTTCTCCCCCCAACCCTTTTGCCCTctactgactgactgatttcACATAAATGAACTCAGTTTTCAAGGATCACTGAAAGACCACTCCCTGAGTAAGTTAAGCagcaccacagtccaaagagagaGGGGGTGATGGTTCTCTCCTGAGCCACATTAGAGGAGGAAATGTGGCCATGGTACAAAGGTATCCAGGTCTGGTCTCTCTACCAACCATAT harbors:
- the phospho1 gene encoding putative phosphatase phospho1, encoding MKDYVFNCCFLPPPPPGEVEVEPSSRRRGNMAAAPPHKPFLIFFDFDETIVDESSDDVVVQAAPGQRLPAWLKDTYQPGHYNEYMQRVLAYMAEKGVTEQAIRTVIEKIPASPGILALFQYLRTRPQDFEIVLVSDANTFFIETWLRRAGARHQFLKIFTNPASFNEDGRLLLGPYHAHGCPRCPENMCKQVIVRDYLARRTQERGRPFQRVFYVGDGANDFCPSLILGPRDTAFARQDYPMHKLIVEKVTTQPADFKATVVPWASGEDVVARLKKVVEER